In Micromonospora sp. WMMD980, the following are encoded in one genomic region:
- a CDS encoding TetR family transcriptional regulator gives MSRAQADGPSPPGILSEATAQRPERKGERTKRRILATARRVFAEVGYERATIRAIAAAADVDKSSVIQYFGTKQRLFREAVHWRIPLRELTTGDPVQSTDNYLRAMLSSWAADPNSPMAVLLRASMTSDEAAGILRDHVTAEAVDVMADTITAAEPRLRAALAGAMMMGIAAQRYVLRMPDLADADLDDVLRVVAPAMRAIIAPDSCIGADGE, from the coding sequence ATGAGCCGGGCGCAGGCGGACGGTCCCTCGCCCCCCGGGATCCTCTCGGAAGCGACCGCGCAGCGGCCGGAGCGCAAGGGCGAGCGCACCAAGCGCCGCATCCTCGCCACGGCACGACGAGTGTTCGCCGAAGTCGGTTACGAGCGCGCCACCATTCGGGCGATAGCCGCCGCCGCCGACGTCGACAAGTCCTCGGTCATCCAGTACTTCGGTACCAAACAGCGGCTCTTCCGCGAGGCCGTGCACTGGCGCATCCCGCTGCGCGAGCTCACGACCGGCGACCCTGTGCAGAGCACCGACAACTATCTGAGAGCCATGCTCAGTAGCTGGGCCGCCGACCCGAACAGTCCGATGGCGGTGCTCCTACGGGCCAGCATGACCAGCGACGAAGCCGCCGGGATCCTGCGTGACCACGTCACCGCCGAAGCCGTCGACGTCATGGCCGACACCATCACCGCCGCGGAGCCGCGGCTGCGCGCCGCCCTGGCTGGCGCCATGATGATGGGAATCGCCGCCCAGCGCTACGTGCTCCGCATGCCCGACCTGGCGGACGCGGATCTCGACGATGTCCTGCGCGTGGTCGCGCCGGCCATGCGTGCCATCATCGCGCCGGACTCCTGCATCGGCGCTGACGGCGAATGA
- a CDS encoding MFS transporter has translation MTVPVRTERVSAGSATAHPGLALVVIAAAQLMVVLDGTITNIALPSIQEDLEVSASGLSWIVNSYVLAFGGLLLLGGRAGDLYGRRRVFRVGLVVFSFASLLGGLAPNAELLIAARVLQGLGAAVIAPTALSLIATTFAEGAPRNRAMGVYAAMSGIGSTVGLLLGGVLTDYLSWRWVMFVNVPIGLAVLIGTRVVASGEKSHGELDVRGAVLGTGGLVALVYAITQGGDRGWNDNVTIGMFVIAAVLLAVFLRTQRRNSHPILPLRLLRDRNRAGSYATMLLIGAAMFATFYFLSLYLQQVHGYSPVRAGFAYLPFSLGMGLSAGLGSRLVGRFPPRAIAAPGLVLAAGGMLWFSLLEPSSSYATHLMPAMFVTAVGLGASFLPMTLGAVSGVTSTDAGIASAVLNTTQQIGGAVGLAVLATLSTSAADDQLPHADGAFFQGVATGDRGLIQQASDALTHGYTVAFAAASGLLIIALVITLTALNAKAQHGAKAASAVHMG, from the coding sequence ATGACGGTGCCCGTGCGTACCGAGCGAGTCTCGGCGGGGTCCGCGACCGCACATCCGGGCCTGGCGCTCGTCGTGATCGCCGCAGCACAGCTGATGGTCGTGCTCGACGGCACCATCACGAACATCGCGCTACCGAGCATCCAGGAAGACCTTGAGGTCTCGGCCTCCGGTCTTTCCTGGATCGTCAACTCGTACGTGCTCGCCTTCGGCGGCCTGCTGCTGCTCGGGGGCCGGGCCGGTGACCTCTACGGCCGGCGCCGGGTGTTCCGGGTCGGCTTGGTCGTCTTCAGCTTCGCGTCACTACTGGGCGGACTCGCGCCGAACGCCGAGCTGCTCATCGCCGCCCGGGTTCTGCAGGGTCTCGGCGCTGCCGTGATCGCCCCGACCGCGCTGTCCTTGATCGCGACCACGTTCGCCGAGGGCGCGCCGCGTAACCGTGCGATGGGCGTGTACGCCGCCATGTCCGGTATCGGCTCGACCGTCGGTCTGCTGCTGGGCGGGGTCCTCACGGACTATCTCTCGTGGCGTTGGGTGATGTTCGTCAACGTGCCGATCGGGCTGGCGGTGTTGATCGGCACCAGGGTGGTGGCCAGCGGCGAGAAGTCGCACGGCGAGCTCGACGTGCGGGGAGCCGTGCTCGGTACCGGCGGCCTGGTGGCTCTGGTGTACGCGATCACGCAGGGTGGTGACCGCGGCTGGAACGACAACGTGACGATCGGGATGTTCGTCATCGCAGCGGTCCTGTTGGCGGTGTTCCTGCGGACCCAGCGGCGCAACAGCCACCCGATCCTGCCGCTACGGCTGCTGCGCGACCGCAACCGGGCCGGATCGTACGCGACGATGCTGCTCATCGGTGCTGCCATGTTCGCGACGTTCTATTTCCTGTCGCTGTACCTGCAGCAGGTGCACGGCTACAGTCCGGTCCGCGCCGGGTTTGCGTACCTGCCGTTCAGTCTCGGCATGGGCCTGTCGGCGGGTCTGGGTTCCCGGCTGGTCGGCCGGTTCCCGCCGCGTGCGATCGCCGCGCCCGGCCTTGTCCTGGCGGCGGGCGGCATGCTGTGGTTCAGCCTGCTGGAGCCGTCGTCCTCGTACGCCACCCACCTGATGCCGGCCATGTTCGTCACTGCGGTCGGCCTGGGCGCGAGCTTCCTGCCGATGACCCTCGGCGCGGTCTCGGGGGTGACCAGCACAGACGCCGGGATCGCCTCGGCGGTGCTCAACACCACGCAGCAGATCGGTGGTGCCGTGGGCCTGGCGGTGCTGGCGACGTTGTCGACCAGCGCCGCCGACGATCAACTGCCCCACGCCGACGGCGCGTTCTTCCAGGGCGTGGCCACCGGCGACAGGGGCCTGATCCAGCAGGCTTCCGACGCGTTGACACACGGCTACACGGTGGCGTTCGCCGCCGCGTCGGGCCTGCTGATCATCGCTCTGGTGATCACGTTGACAGCCCTGAACGCCAAGGCACAGCACGGCGCCAAGGCGGCTTCGGCTGTGCACATGGGCTGA
- the soxR gene encoding redox-sensitive transcriptional activator SoxR, with amino-acid sequence MPSHTLTSALTSPPPTSKLAISGNDASPDDRLTMAEVIARTGVAASALRFYESRGLITAERSSGNRRLYRRHMLRRISLILVAKRLGIHLTEVADVFASLPCDRPPTQDDWQRVSRSWKRQLENRRRYLENLEHELVGCIGCGCLSMKACNLLNPGDGLRARGPGPVRLDDSRR; translated from the coding sequence ATGCCGTCGCACACCCTAACGTCAGCACTCACCTCGCCGCCGCCTACCAGCAAACTCGCCATATCCGGTAACGACGCCAGCCCCGACGATCGTCTCACCATGGCGGAGGTCATCGCTCGTACCGGTGTGGCCGCATCCGCTCTGCGGTTCTACGAGAGCAGAGGCCTCATCACCGCCGAGCGCAGTAGCGGCAATCGGCGCCTGTACCGGCGGCACATGCTCCGCAGGATCTCGCTCATCCTCGTCGCCAAACGCCTCGGGATCCACCTCACCGAGGTCGCTGACGTATTCGCCTCCCTCCCCTGCGACCGCCCGCCGACGCAAGACGACTGGCAACGCGTCTCCAGGTCGTGGAAACGCCAGCTGGAGAATCGGCGGCGCTACCTCGAAAACCTCGAACACGAGCTGGTCGGCTGCATAGGATGCGGATGTCTCTCGATGAAGGCCTGCAACCTTCTCAACCCCGGCGACGGACTCCGCGCACGCGGCCCTGGTCCGGTGCGCCTCGACGACTCTCGCAGATGA
- a CDS encoding helix-turn-helix transcriptional regulator, whose translation MDNRADVRDFLATRRARITPERAGLPDFGGSRRVPGLRRAEVAMLAGVSPDYYTRLERGNLSGVSDSVLDALCRALQLDEAERSHLYDLARAASTNPRVRRRPTRQIRPATLHLLEAMTDAPAFVRNGRLDIVAANHLAEALYLPAFQTRVRPVNLARFCFLDPQARQLYPNWEAAADTTVALLRTEAGRDPYDKDLSNLVGELATRSEEFRTRWGAHNVRLHHTGIKTFRHPVVGLLDLNFEAMPMPADPGLTLTAYSAAPGTPTADALRLLSSWAASTNDPALRGSDGE comes from the coding sequence GTGGACAACAGAGCCGACGTTCGGGATTTTCTCGCGACCCGCCGCGCCAGGATCACGCCCGAACGGGCCGGGCTGCCGGACTTCGGCGGCAGCCGCCGCGTACCGGGCCTGCGTCGCGCCGAGGTGGCCATGCTCGCCGGGGTCAGCCCCGACTACTACACCCGCCTCGAACGCGGGAACCTGTCCGGCGTCTCCGACAGCGTGCTGGACGCCCTGTGCCGGGCCCTGCAGCTGGACGAGGCGGAGCGCTCCCACCTGTACGACCTCGCCCGCGCCGCCAGCACCAACCCCCGGGTACGCCGGCGCCCCACCAGACAGATCCGCCCCGCCACCCTGCATCTGCTCGAGGCAATGACCGACGCGCCCGCTTTCGTCCGCAACGGGCGCCTCGACATCGTCGCGGCCAACCACCTCGCCGAGGCGCTCTACCTGCCGGCCTTCCAGACGCGGGTCCGACCGGTGAACCTGGCCCGGTTCTGCTTCCTCGACCCGCAGGCCCGACAGCTCTACCCGAACTGGGAGGCGGCCGCCGACACCACCGTGGCGCTGTTACGCACCGAAGCCGGCCGGGATCCCTACGACAAGGATCTGAGCAATCTCGTCGGCGAACTCGCCACCCGCAGCGAGGAATTCCGCACCCGCTGGGGAGCGCACAACGTCCGCCTGCACCACACCGGCATCAAGACGTTCCGTCACCCGGTGGTGGGACTCCTCGACCTCAACTTCGAGGCCATGCCGATGCCCGCCGACCCGGGACTCACCCTCACCGCCTACAGCGCCGCACCCGGCACCCCGACCGCCGACGCCCTACGTCTCCTGTCGAGCTGGGCCGCGTCGACCAATGATCCGGCCCTCCGCGGATCCGACGGCGAATGA
- the sodN gene encoding superoxide dismutase, Ni yields MRLPRLLRPRTTVSAHCDLPCGIYDPAQARIEAESLRAICEKYQASQDPAFRARALIIKEQRAELVKHHLWVLWTDYFKAPHFATYPQLHTLLNEATKLAGAGGAKGSADPAVAEQLLAKVEEISTIFWQTKQA; encoded by the coding sequence ATGCGACTGCCACGCCTCCTGCGCCCGCGCACCACCGTCAGCGCCCACTGCGACCTGCCGTGCGGCATCTACGACCCCGCGCAGGCCCGCATCGAAGCCGAGTCGCTCAGAGCGATCTGCGAGAAGTACCAGGCCAGCCAGGATCCGGCGTTCCGCGCCCGCGCTCTGATCATCAAGGAGCAGCGCGCCGAACTGGTCAAGCACCACCTCTGGGTGCTGTGGACGGACTACTTCAAGGCACCCCACTTCGCGACGTACCCCCAGCTACACACCCTGCTCAACGAGGCCACCAAGCTGGCTGGCGCCGGCGGCGCGAAGGGATCCGCGGACCCCGCCGTCGCCGAGCAACTGCTCGCGAAGGTCGAGGAGATCTCCACGATCTTCTGGCAGACCAAACAGGCGTGA
- a CDS encoding RICIN domain-containing protein has translation MNWRFRPLAAAAALVVTAATALLAVSTAPASAAPLLCDQYATAQVQGGRYIVQNNRWGASTTQCIDVSNAGFTVTRADHNNSTSGPPASYPSIYAGCHYGACTANSGLPARVAGLNNPRATFNISTPNAGEWDAAFDLWFDANPNPAGQNYGAELMIWTNHRGRPQPIGSRVATVTIEGGTWDVWFGNIGWNVISYVRTTPSNTFANFSLKSFINDSVGRGKINTNWYMTSVQAGFEPWIGGAGLAVNLFDFNINGNAAGGGGGGGGGTSVIRGVASNRCVDVAGWGKADGTPVQLYDCFPNNGNQQWRRVGNTFVSNDSGKCLDVSGGRTANGSVVQLWSCLNNGAQQWIPNSDGSIVNPNSGKCLDATEFGTANGTRLQIWECGRPLGGNQQWQLG, from the coding sequence CCGCCGCCGCCGCGCTGGTGGTCACCGCGGCCACCGCGCTGCTGGCGGTCAGCACGGCCCCGGCCAGCGCCGCGCCGCTGCTGTGCGACCAGTACGCCACCGCCCAGGTCCAGGGCGGTCGGTACATCGTGCAGAACAACCGCTGGGGTGCCAGCACCACCCAGTGCATCGACGTGTCGAACGCCGGCTTCACGGTGACCCGCGCCGACCACAACAACTCCACCAGTGGCCCGCCGGCCTCCTACCCGTCCATCTACGCCGGCTGCCACTACGGCGCCTGCACCGCCAACAGCGGCCTGCCGGCCCGGGTGGCCGGGTTGAACAACCCCAGGGCCACGTTCAACATCAGCACCCCCAACGCCGGCGAGTGGGACGCGGCCTTCGACCTGTGGTTCGACGCCAATCCCAACCCGGCCGGGCAGAACTACGGCGCCGAACTGATGATCTGGACCAACCACCGCGGCCGCCCACAACCCATCGGCAGCCGGGTCGCCACCGTCACCATCGAGGGCGGCACCTGGGACGTGTGGTTCGGCAACATCGGGTGGAACGTCATCTCCTACGTGCGGACCACGCCGAGCAACACGTTCGCCAACTTCAGCCTGAAGTCCTTCATCAACGACTCCGTCGGCCGTGGAAAGATCAACACGAACTGGTACATGACGAGCGTTCAGGCCGGCTTCGAGCCCTGGATCGGCGGCGCCGGCCTGGCCGTCAACCTCTTCGACTTCAACATCAACGGCAACGCCGCCGGGGGCGGTGGTGGCGGAGGCGGCGGTACCTCGGTCATCCGGGGGGTGGCCTCCAACCGGTGCGTCGACGTGGCCGGCTGGGGCAAGGCCGACGGGACCCCGGTGCAGCTCTACGACTGCTTCCCGAACAACGGCAACCAGCAGTGGCGTCGCGTCGGCAACACGTTCGTCAGCAACGACTCCGGCAAGTGCCTGGACGTCTCCGGTGGGCGCACCGCCAACGGTAGCGTTGTGCAACTCTGGTCCTGCCTGAACAACGGCGCTCAGCAATGGATACCGAACAGCGACGGGTCGATCGTGAACCCGAACTCGGGTAAGTGCCTCGACGCCACCGAGTTCGGAACGGCCAACGGCACCAGATTGCAGATCTGGGAATGTGGTCGGCCGCTGGGCGGCAACCAGCAGTGGCAGCTGGGCTGA
- a CDS encoding aldo/keto reductase, whose protein sequence is MTFHETYTLSNGVVIPKLGLGTWFIDDDKAAQAVRNAIEVGYRNIDTAQAYGNERGVGEGVRTSGTSRDELFVSTKLAAEIKNYDDAAAAIDGSLQTLGLDHIDLMLIHAPQPWNDFRGGDYAEGNREAWRALEDGLRAGKLRSIGVSNFLQQDLDNILASCTIAPQVNQMLVHVGNTPTELMTYCESRNILVEAYSPIAHGEMLKNADVAAVAEKYGVSVPQLCIRYTIQLGTVSLPKTANPEHMRSNAQLDFVISDDDMDLLRNMVQRDYGEHSVFPVYSGR, encoded by the coding sequence ATGACTTTCCACGAGACGTACACGTTGTCCAACGGCGTGGTCATCCCCAAGCTGGGGCTGGGCACCTGGTTCATCGACGACGACAAGGCGGCCCAAGCCGTCCGCAACGCCATCGAGGTCGGCTACCGCAACATCGACACTGCACAGGCCTACGGCAACGAACGCGGCGTCGGCGAGGGCGTACGCACCAGCGGCACCTCCCGCGACGAGCTGTTCGTGTCCACCAAGCTCGCCGCCGAGATCAAGAACTACGACGACGCGGCAGCGGCCATCGACGGCTCCCTGCAGACGCTGGGCCTGGACCACATCGATCTGATGCTGATCCACGCCCCGCAGCCGTGGAACGACTTCCGCGGCGGCGACTACGCCGAGGGCAACCGCGAAGCCTGGCGTGCCCTGGAGGACGGGCTCCGTGCGGGCAAGCTCCGCTCCATCGGGGTGTCGAACTTCCTGCAACAGGACCTGGATAACATCCTCGCGTCGTGCACCATCGCGCCGCAGGTGAACCAGATGCTCGTCCACGTCGGCAACACCCCGACCGAACTGATGACCTACTGCGAGAGCAGGAACATCCTCGTCGAGGCGTACTCGCCGATCGCCCACGGTGAGATGCTCAAGAACGCCGACGTCGCCGCGGTGGCGGAGAAGTACGGCGTGAGCGTGCCGCAACTGTGCATCCGCTACACCATTCAGTTGGGCACCGTCTCGCTGCCCAAGACCGCCAACCCCGAACACATGCGCAGCAACGCCCAGCTCGACTTCGTCATCTCTGACGACGACATGGACCTGCTGCGAAACATGGTCCAGCGCGACTACGGCGAGCACAGCGTCTTCCCCGTCTACAGCGGCAGGTAA
- a CDS encoding NAD(P)-dependent alcohol dehydrogenase codes for MASNIGWATAGAAEPLASVPFDRGPVGPEDVRIAIAFCGVCHSDIHQARDEFGGGLATNFPCLPGHEIAGTVSEVGERVQRHAVGDRVGVGCMVYWGSEDQRGAVDEQYQVPPPVYTYNTRDPDSGQVTFGGYSDEIVVNEHFVLRIPDSLSLERAAPMLCAGVTTWSPLKRWNVGDGQVVAVAGVGGLGHMAIQLAKARGAAKVIALTTTAAKRDDAVRLGADEVIVMPDSDAVTARQASVDFLLSTIPTPFDMKPYLSLVKHDGAFVTVGMLEPSLPQAIDFGIVSMLRVSVAGSLIGSIAETQEVLDFCAEHRIAADVEVITADRINEAFDNVVAKKARFRYVIDNSTIRSAAT; via the coding sequence ATGGCGTCGAACATCGGATGGGCCACCGCGGGTGCGGCAGAACCGCTGGCGTCTGTGCCGTTCGATCGTGGCCCGGTGGGCCCCGAGGACGTGCGCATTGCCATCGCCTTCTGCGGGGTCTGTCACTCCGACATCCACCAGGCCCGTGACGAATTCGGAGGCGGCCTCGCCACCAACTTTCCCTGCCTGCCGGGACATGAGATCGCCGGGACGGTGAGCGAGGTCGGCGAACGTGTGCAGCGGCATGCCGTCGGCGACCGGGTGGGCGTGGGCTGCATGGTGTATTGGGGGTCCGAGGACCAGCGCGGCGCCGTGGACGAGCAGTATCAGGTTCCGCCGCCGGTGTACACCTACAACACCAGGGATCCAGACAGCGGGCAGGTGACCTTCGGCGGCTACTCCGACGAGATCGTGGTGAACGAGCACTTCGTGTTGCGGATTCCGGACTCTCTGTCGTTGGAGCGGGCCGCGCCGATGCTGTGCGCCGGCGTCACCACCTGGTCACCACTCAAGCGCTGGAATGTCGGTGACGGCCAGGTGGTCGCGGTCGCCGGCGTCGGCGGGCTGGGTCACATGGCGATCCAGCTCGCGAAGGCGCGTGGCGCGGCGAAGGTCATCGCGTTGACCACCACTGCCGCCAAACGCGACGACGCGGTGCGCCTGGGCGCCGACGAGGTCATCGTCATGCCCGACAGCGACGCCGTCACCGCACGTCAGGCGTCGGTCGACTTCCTGCTGTCGACCATCCCCACACCCTTCGACATGAAGCCGTACCTGTCACTGGTCAAGCACGACGGCGCCTTCGTCACCGTCGGGATGCTCGAACCCAGCCTGCCCCAGGCCATCGACTTCGGGATCGTCTCGATGCTGCGCGTCAGCGTCGCCGGCTCGCTGATCGGCAGCATCGCCGAGACCCAGGAGGTGCTCGACTTCTGCGCGGAGCACCGGATCGCCGCCGACGTGGAGGTCATCACCGCCGACCGTATCAACGAGGCCTTCGACAACGTGGTCGCCAAGAAGGCCCGGTTCCGCTATGTCATCGACAACTCGACCATTCGCTCAGCGGCTACCTAG
- a CDS encoding cupin domain-containing protein: MELQPVRQTAKAPAQSFIGDVYLTPIYNGTGPSRMTVALVRFVPGARTNWHSHAVGQTLHVTEGVGLVGTRDGSVVRIHAGETVVCPPGEEHWHGAAADTFMSHLAMLEMAAEGGDPTTWLEPVTAEVYEQANKQ, from the coding sequence ATGGAACTTCAGCCCGTACGGCAGACCGCGAAGGCGCCCGCCCAGTCGTTCATCGGCGACGTGTACCTGACCCCGATCTACAACGGCACCGGGCCGTCGCGGATGACTGTCGCGCTGGTGCGGTTCGTTCCCGGGGCGCGGACCAACTGGCACTCCCACGCCGTCGGCCAGACTCTGCACGTGACCGAGGGGGTCGGCCTGGTCGGCACGCGTGACGGCTCGGTGGTGCGGATCCACGCCGGCGAGACGGTGGTCTGCCCACCCGGTGAGGAGCACTGGCACGGCGCCGCCGCCGACACGTTCATGAGTCACCTGGCCATGCTCGAAATGGCTGCGGAGGGCGGTGACCCGACGACCTGGCTGGAGCCGGTCACCGCAGAGGTCTACGAGCAGGCCAACAAGCAGTGA
- a CDS encoding carboxymuconolactone decarboxylase family protein, producing MANGSELSPRRQATAAIAAFTATGQLPQLRDALADGLDTGLTVTEINEILVQMYAYAGFPRALNGLGAFMALLQERRDSGIDDPAGEPPTPLPAGTDMLALGTENQTRLSGRPVTGPLFDFAPAIDEFLKAHLFGDIFARDTLDWQSREVATVAALATLDGVESQLRSHLGIALNAGLSPADLHGLVATLRSRVGQAASDRAGDLLDQVLAGSDD from the coding sequence ATGGCGAACGGATCCGAGCTGAGCCCGCGGCGGCAGGCGACCGCGGCGATCGCGGCCTTCACCGCCACCGGCCAGCTGCCGCAGCTGCGTGACGCCCTGGCCGACGGTCTGGACACCGGGCTGACGGTCACCGAGATCAACGAAATTCTGGTGCAGATGTACGCCTACGCGGGGTTTCCGCGTGCCCTCAACGGCCTTGGCGCGTTCATGGCGCTGCTTCAGGAGCGCCGCGACAGCGGCATCGACGACCCGGCCGGCGAGCCGCCGACCCCGTTGCCCGCCGGCACCGACATGCTCGCGCTGGGCACCGAGAACCAGACCCGGCTCTCCGGTCGACCGGTGACGGGGCCCCTGTTCGACTTCGCCCCCGCGATCGACGAGTTCCTCAAGGCGCACCTGTTCGGCGACATCTTCGCCCGCGACACCCTCGACTGGCAGAGCCGCGAGGTCGCCACCGTCGCCGCCCTGGCCACCCTCGATGGCGTCGAGAGCCAGTTGAGGTCACACCTCGGCATCGCGCTCAACGCCGGGCTGAGCCCGGCGGACCTGCACGGCCTCGTCGCGACGCTGCGCTCCCGCGTCGGCCAAGCCGCGTCCGACCGGGCCGGTGACCTGCTCGACCAGGTCCTGGCCGGCAGCGACGACTGA
- a CDS encoding flavin reductase family protein: protein MPLSERFKEAFRRYPTGVAVISAAGPHGPVGLTASSVASVSVAPPTLSFSLMATRTARVLLQAPSFVVHLLGPKHADLAQDFSHADGRHFTPDQGWRILPSGEPMLPSALAALRVMPLQRISVGDATLVVASVAEVFHGPPDGRLIYHHRNFVISPSSEGI, encoded by the coding sequence GTGCCATTGAGCGAGCGGTTCAAGGAGGCTTTCCGCCGGTACCCCACGGGAGTCGCCGTCATCTCTGCGGCTGGTCCCCACGGGCCGGTCGGGCTGACCGCCTCCAGCGTCGCGTCCGTGTCGGTGGCACCACCAACGCTGTCCTTCTCCCTCATGGCAACGCGGACGGCGAGGGTTCTGCTGCAAGCGCCCAGCTTCGTCGTGCACCTCTTGGGACCCAAACATGCCGATCTGGCTCAGGACTTCTCCCACGCCGACGGTCGACACTTCACCCCGGACCAGGGCTGGAGAATTCTGCCGTCGGGGGAACCGATGCTCCCCAGTGCCCTCGCCGCGCTTCGCGTCATGCCACTGCAACGGATAAGCGTGGGCGACGCGACGCTCGTCGTCGCCTCCGTGGCCGAGGTCTTTCACGGGCCGCCCGACGGGCGGCTGATCTATCACCACAGGAATTTCGTCATCTCACCATCCAGCGAAGGAATCTGA
- a CDS encoding low temperature requirement protein A, with amino-acid sequence MLTVTDSGNARARSAITYRRPDGPGSTEQRGRTGRRRRCLGKSSHHRGNSPGCPPDGGNNRSEDGYVSRMWWDGKRWRAAHRPGHPHGTPGLGCAQPSSGFQERRDPLSGTGQTADGTARQRQTYAVDPVELFFDLVFVFAIFQLTTRLREDPSIRGAGETGVLLLAVFTVWYFTSWEATLVRTERTRTTAMVLTVTFFGLFLTAAVSRAFTGSGWDFAAPFLLVQLGRGLWTLLNVPGDIWRDHYRRTLLWLLVSAPLWAIGAVAAPAHRLYWWAAAAGVDLLGTWLGHPIPGRTLHSENAATAESAHMLERCRLFLLLALGGTVLSTGLALTATPLTPLTVVTGSAALLVTVALWLLAFGGPGRLVQHHVERTGDPNRATRMAGNVLTVMVAGLIAVAAAQEMIIRHPRGRPSATISVLLYGGSILFLLAQGWYLRRVPPSNPRPWLIAATALALAGAITGALAPPYLTLLTAAALLIIAATKLTRSSQLPH; translated from the coding sequence TTGCTGACGGTCACGGATTCGGGGAACGCCCGAGCGCGGAGCGCCATCACCTACCGGCGGCCCGATGGGCCGGGCTCTACCGAACAGCGTGGTCGGACGGGGCGGCGTCGTCGTTGCCTCGGGAAATCTTCACACCACCGGGGGAACTCGCCTGGTTGCCCACCCGATGGAGGAAACAACCGGTCCGAGGACGGCTACGTATCGCGGATGTGGTGGGATGGAAAGCGGTGGCGGGCAGCGCACCGGCCAGGGCACCCGCACGGCACACCGGGCCTGGGCTGCGCCCAGCCGAGCAGCGGATTCCAGGAAAGGAGAGATCCACTGTCCGGAACCGGCCAGACCGCCGACGGCACCGCGCGGCAACGGCAGACGTACGCCGTAGACCCCGTCGAGTTGTTCTTCGACCTCGTCTTCGTGTTCGCGATCTTCCAGCTCACCACTCGGCTGCGGGAAGACCCTTCGATCCGTGGTGCGGGCGAGACCGGTGTGCTGTTGCTGGCGGTCTTCACCGTGTGGTACTTCACCAGCTGGGAGGCGACCCTCGTACGGACCGAGCGCACCCGAACCACCGCCATGGTCCTGACCGTGACCTTCTTCGGCCTCTTCCTGACCGCCGCCGTGTCCCGCGCGTTCACCGGCTCGGGATGGGACTTCGCCGCGCCGTTCCTGCTCGTGCAGCTCGGCCGTGGCCTCTGGACCCTGCTGAACGTGCCCGGCGACATCTGGCGGGACCACTATCGGCGGACGCTGCTGTGGCTGCTCGTCAGCGCACCGCTGTGGGCAATCGGCGCGGTTGCGGCTCCCGCGCATCGCCTCTACTGGTGGGCCGCAGCCGCCGGGGTCGACCTGCTCGGCACCTGGCTCGGGCACCCGATCCCCGGGCGCACCCTGCACTCGGAAAACGCCGCCACGGCCGAGAGCGCACACATGCTGGAACGCTGCCGCCTGTTCCTGCTCCTCGCACTCGGCGGCACGGTCCTGTCCACCGGGCTGGCCCTCACCGCGACGCCGCTGACCCCACTCACCGTGGTCACCGGCTCAGCCGCCCTGCTCGTCACCGTCGCCCTGTGGTTGCTCGCTTTCGGCGGACCGGGCCGGCTGGTCCAACACCACGTCGAACGGACCGGCGACCCGAACCGGGCCACCCGGATGGCCGGCAACGTCCTGACCGTCATGGTGGCCGGGCTCATCGCCGTCGCGGCCGCCCAAGAAATGATCATCCGACATCCGCGCGGCCGGCCGTCCGCCACGATCAGCGTGCTGCTGTACGGTGGCTCGATCCTGTTCCTCCTCGCCCAAGGCTGGTACCTGCGCAGGGTTCCCCCGAGCAACCCGCGGCCCTGGCTGATCGCCGCCACCGCACTGGCGCTGGCCGGTGCGATAACCGGCGCCCTCGCACCGCCATACCTGACGCTGCTCACAGCCGCAGCGCTTCTCATCATCGCCGCGACCAAGCTGACGCGTTCCAGCCAGTTGCCGCATTGA